A window of the Sardina pilchardus chromosome 21, fSarPil1.1, whole genome shotgun sequence genome harbors these coding sequences:
- the rraga gene encoding ras-related GTP-binding protein A isoform X2, translated as MSSTAMKKKVLLMGKSGSGKTSMRSIIFANYIARDTRRLGATIDVEHSHVRFLGNLVLNLWDCGGQDTFMENYFTSQRDNIFRNVEVLIYVFDVESRELEKDMHYYQSCLEAILQNSPDAKVFCLVHKMDLVQEDQRDLIFKEREEDLKRLSRPLACTCFRTSIWDETLYKAWSSIVYQLIPNVQQLESNLRNFAQIIEADEVLLFERATFLVISHYQCKEQRDAHRFEKISNIIKQFKLSCSKLAASFQSMEVRNSNFAAFIDVFTSNTYVMVIMSDPSIPSAATLINIRNARKHFEKLERGACASC; from the exons ATGTCGAGTACAGCCATGAAGAAAAAG GTGCTGCTGATGGGGAAGAGTGGGTCGGGGAAGACCAGCATGAGATCAATCATCTTTGCGAACTACATCGCTAGGGATACACGAAGGCTTGGAGCCACGA TTGATGTTGAACACTCCCATGTGCGTTTCCTGGGAAACCTGGTGTTGAACCTATGGGACTGTGGCGG GCAGGACACGTTCATGGAGAACTACTTCACCAGCCAGCGGGACAACATCTTCCGCAACGTGGAGGTGCTGATCTACGTGTTCGACGTGGAGAGCCGCGAGCTGGAGAAGGACATGCACTACTACCAGTCCTGCCTGGAGGCCATCCTGCAGAACTCGCCCGACGCCAAGGTCTTCTGCCTGGTGCACAAGATGGACCTGGTGCAGGAGGACCAGAGGGACCTG ATCTTTAAAGAACGCGAGGAGGACCTGAAGAGGCTGTCTCGTCCACTGGCGTGCACCTGCTTCCGGACCTCCATTTGGGACGAGACCCTGTACAAG gcCTGGTCCAGCATCGTCTACCAGCTCATCCCCAACGTCCAGCAGCTGGAGTCCAACTTGCGCAACTTCGCCCAGATCATCGAGGCCGACGAGGTCCTCCTGTTTGAGAGGGCCACGTTCCTG gtgattTCTCATTATCAATGTAAGGAGCAGCGTGATGCTCACCGCTTTGAGAAAATAAGCAACATCATCAAACAGTTCAAGCTGAGCTGCAG TAAACTGGCAGCTTCCTTTCAGAGCATGGAGGTGAGGAACTCCAACTTTGCCGCCTTCATTGACGTCTTCACCTCCAATACGTACGTCATGGTCATCATGTCTGACCCTTCCATAC CCTCAGCGGCCACCCTCATCAACATCCGCAACGCCAGGAAGCACTTTGAGAAGCTGGAGAGG GGGGCCTGTGCATCGTGTTAG
- the rraga gene encoding ras-related GTP-binding protein A isoform X1, with translation MSSTAMKKKVLLMGKSGSGKTSMRSIIFANYIARDTRRLGATIDVEHSHVRFLGNLVLNLWDCGGQDTFMENYFTSQRDNIFRNVEVLIYVFDVESRELEKDMHYYQSCLEAILQNSPDAKVFCLVHKMDLVQEDQRDLIFKEREEDLKRLSRPLACTCFRTSIWDETLYKAWSSIVYQLIPNVQQLESNLRNFAQIIEADEVLLFERATFLVISHYQCKEQRDAHRFEKISNIIKQFKLSCSKLAASFQSMEVRNSNFAAFIDVFTSNTYVMVIMSDPSIPSAATLINIRNARKHFEKLERVDGPKHSLHMRMR, from the exons ATGTCGAGTACAGCCATGAAGAAAAAG GTGCTGCTGATGGGGAAGAGTGGGTCGGGGAAGACCAGCATGAGATCAATCATCTTTGCGAACTACATCGCTAGGGATACACGAAGGCTTGGAGCCACGA TTGATGTTGAACACTCCCATGTGCGTTTCCTGGGAAACCTGGTGTTGAACCTATGGGACTGTGGCGG GCAGGACACGTTCATGGAGAACTACTTCACCAGCCAGCGGGACAACATCTTCCGCAACGTGGAGGTGCTGATCTACGTGTTCGACGTGGAGAGCCGCGAGCTGGAGAAGGACATGCACTACTACCAGTCCTGCCTGGAGGCCATCCTGCAGAACTCGCCCGACGCCAAGGTCTTCTGCCTGGTGCACAAGATGGACCTGGTGCAGGAGGACCAGAGGGACCTG ATCTTTAAAGAACGCGAGGAGGACCTGAAGAGGCTGTCTCGTCCACTGGCGTGCACCTGCTTCCGGACCTCCATTTGGGACGAGACCCTGTACAAG gcCTGGTCCAGCATCGTCTACCAGCTCATCCCCAACGTCCAGCAGCTGGAGTCCAACTTGCGCAACTTCGCCCAGATCATCGAGGCCGACGAGGTCCTCCTGTTTGAGAGGGCCACGTTCCTG gtgattTCTCATTATCAATGTAAGGAGCAGCGTGATGCTCACCGCTTTGAGAAAATAAGCAACATCATCAAACAGTTCAAGCTGAGCTGCAG TAAACTGGCAGCTTCCTTTCAGAGCATGGAGGTGAGGAACTCCAACTTTGCCGCCTTCATTGACGTCTTCACCTCCAATACGTACGTCATGGTCATCATGTCTGACCCTTCCATAC CCTCAGCGGCCACCCTCATCAACATCCGCAACGCCAGGAAGCACTTTGAGAAGCTGGAGAGGGTAGACGGCCCCAAACACAGCCTGCACATGCGCATGCGctag